A part of Helicobacter fennelliae genomic DNA contains:
- a CDS encoding M48 family metallopeptidase codes for MNTSWYAKSKSPTQAHILHFMDISIELKPSKSKHLRISITPTYTNHHLAPKITLSHHFQTPSHKLMDFLHLHKQWILSTHQKFLHQTQHINTILQSHKNQILLFGQWQEAPTKSALKITLMHYITHQARFFAQQMRLTFSKLAIRESTTRFGSCTQDRLSFSLMLVFAPKECIDYVIIHELAHIRHKNHSAVFWNEVKTYCHNYRYLRASLKKDALLYRGLLEGLKI; via the coding sequence ATGAATACAAGTTGGTATGCCAAATCCAAATCACCCACGCAAGCTCATATCTTACATTTTATGGATATATCAATAGAGCTCAAACCCTCTAAATCCAAACATCTTAGAATCTCAATAACGCCCACATATACCAATCACCACCTCGCACCAAAAATCACCCTCTCACATCACTTCCAAACGCCCTCACACAAGCTTATGGATTTTTTGCATTTACATAAGCAATGGATTCTCTCAACCCATCAAAAATTTCTCCACCAAACACAGCACATCAACACAATCTTACAATCGCACAAAAATCAAATCCTCCTCTTTGGGCAATGGCAAGAAGCACCCACAAAAAGCGCACTCAAAATAACACTTATGCACTACATCACACATCAAGCGCGATTTTTCGCACAGCAAATGCGTCTCACATTTTCAAAACTTGCCATACGAGAATCTACCACTCGCTTTGGAAGCTGCACGCAAGATAGATTGAGCTTTTCTTTGATGCTTGTTTTTGCGCCAAAAGAATGTATTGATTATGTGATAATCCACGAGCTTGCGCACATTAGGCATAAAAATCACTCTGCTGTGTTTTGGAATGAAGTTAAAACCTACTGCCATAATTACCGCTACTTGCGCGCTTCTCTCAAAAAAGACGCTCTGCTGTATAGAGGTTTGCTTGAAGGTTTGAAAATATAG
- a CDS encoding SPFH domain-containing protein, with product MSVFDINLNGYEAYDKGRVPFIVDITAFFRIKDSNVAAQRVSSFSELIEQLRAIIQGSVRTILSSHEIEDIMHSRSTFGDSFTKEVREQLASWGVETVKNLELMDIRDSQDSNVIRNIMEKKKSLIEMQSRVEVAENIKNAEIAEINAEQATQIQEQIAKQVVGLKTVESQREVDISAQKAAQLVKEQEKVTKEKEMEVIKVADVKRAEITKDVNVVKAEEVKQTAIINAEGDKQKDILKAEALLESKKREAEALLEMKSKESKGIELEGAARA from the coding sequence GTGAGCGTTTTTGATATAAATCTCAATGGCTATGAAGCCTATGATAAAGGCAGGGTGCCTTTTATCGTGGATATTACGGCTTTTTTCCGCATTAAAGATTCTAATGTCGCAGCGCAAAGAGTGAGTAGCTTTAGTGAGCTTATCGAGCAGTTGCGCGCGATTATTCAAGGTTCGGTTAGGACGATACTTTCTTCCCATGAGATTGAAGATATTATGCACTCAAGAAGCACTTTTGGCGATAGCTTTACCAAAGAAGTGCGCGAACAGCTCGCAAGCTGGGGCGTTGAAACGGTAAAAAATTTGGAGCTGATGGATATAAGGGATAGTCAAGATTCTAATGTAATCCGCAATATCATGGAAAAGAAAAAATCTCTCATTGAAATGCAAAGTCGTGTCGAAGTGGCAGAAAATATCAAAAATGCTGAAATCGCTGAAATCAACGCCGAGCAAGCCACGCAGATCCAAGAGCAAATCGCAAAACAAGTCGTGGGACTAAAGACAGTAGAATCTCAAAGAGAAGTCGATATCTCCGCGCAAAAAGCCGCACAGCTTGTCAAAGAGCAAGAAAAAGTCACCAAAGAAAAAGAAATGGAAGTCATCAAAGTCGCTGATGTCAAGCGCGCAGAAATCACCAAAGATGTCAATGTCGTAAAAGCTGAAGAAGTCAAACAAACTGCTATCATAAATGCTGAAGGAGACAAACAAAAAGACATTTTGAAAGCTGAAGCATTGCTAGAATCTAAAAAGCGCGAGGCAGAAGCATTGCTAGAGATGAAAAGTAAAGAAAGTAAAGGTATCGAGCTAGAAGGTGCCGCAAGAGCGTAA
- a CDS encoding NAD-dependent epimerase, whose product MKILVTGAAGFIGSFVARYLAHRGDEVIGLDSINDYYDVRLKYARLHKLSGLNCRGGGQIQESISYNKLLQSNIYPNYKFIKLQLEDTQNLAYLFKTQEFDVVCNLAAQAGVRYSLKSPRAYIDSNIIGFLNILESCRHNNVKHLVYASSSSVYGLNQDMPFSTHKSADHPISLYATSKKSNELMAHTYSHLFHLPTTGLRFFTVYGPWGRPDMALFQFTKNILENKSIDVFNEGNMARDFTYIDDIVEGVVRVIDNVPKPNPKWDTHKADSSSSSAPYKIYNIGNSAPVKLMDFIAEIENNIGKKAKKNFLPLQEGDVLATFADVSDLQNDLFYQPSTSISTGIAHFVRWYREYYKC is encoded by the coding sequence GTGAAAATCTTAGTTACAGGAGCAGCTGGATTTATTGGTTCTTTTGTTGCGCGGTATTTGGCACATCGAGGTGATGAGGTTATAGGACTTGATAGTATAAATGATTATTATGATGTACGTTTAAAATATGCTAGATTGCATAAGCTAAGTGGGCTAAATTGTCGGGGGGGGGGGCAAATACAAGAATCTATTAGCTATAATAAACTTTTACAAAGCAATATATATCCTAATTATAAATTTATCAAGCTTCAACTTGAAGACACGCAGAATCTAGCATATTTGTTTAAGACACAAGAATTTGATGTAGTTTGCAATCTCGCAGCACAAGCTGGTGTGCGCTATTCTCTTAAATCTCCTCGCGCTTATATTGATAGCAATATTATTGGCTTTTTGAATATCTTAGAATCTTGTCGCCACAATAATGTCAAACATCTCGTGTATGCTTCAAGCTCATCTGTGTATGGGCTCAATCAAGATATGCCATTTAGCACGCACAAAAGCGCAGATCACCCCATAAGCCTTTATGCTACTAGCAAAAAGAGTAATGAACTTATGGCACACACTTATTCGCATTTGTTTCATCTTCCTACAACTGGTTTGCGATTTTTTACCGTTTATGGACCTTGGGGGCGACCTGATATGGCGTTATTTCAATTTACCAAAAATATATTGGAAAACAAAAGTATTGATGTATTTAATGAAGGCAATATGGCACGGGATTTTACTTATATAGATGATATTGTGGAGGGCGTTGTGCGCGTGATAGATAATGTCCCAAAGCCAAATCCTAAATGGGATACACACAAAGCAGATTCTAGTAGCTCTAGCGCACCTTATAAAATCTACAATATCGGCAATAGCGCGCCTGTGAAGCTTATGGATTTTATTGCAGAGATTGAAAACAATATCGGTAAAAAAGCCAAGAAAAACTTTTTGCCATTGCAAGAAGGTGATGTGCTCGCGACATTTGCTGATGTGAGTGATTTGCAGAATGATCTTTTTTATCAGCCTAGCACATCGATAAGCACGGGCATTGCTCATTTTGTGCGCTGGTATAGAGAATATTACAAATGCTAA
- a CDS encoding DUF1561 family protein has translation MPPDMPKDSPIAVHIGGNKKVCYIPQFSVGTPYGSYIGLLNCSLSEAKSARYDILNRLAYYINNMWVCITAPNSIAIYKGDKDYVYLSPCVINDAKQQWKIRDGVFYSLDESYSLKDDGNYVYVLKQGNRTSKK, from the coding sequence ATTCCGCCAGATATGCCAAAAGATAGTCCGATTGCTGTGCATATCGGGGGTAATAAAAAAGTGTGCTACATTCCGCAGTTTTCAGTAGGCACGCCATATGGCTCGTATATCGGGCTTTTGAATTGCTCTTTGAGTGAGGCAAAGAGTGCGAGATATGATATTTTAAATCGTTTGGCGTATTACATCAACAATATGTGGGTGTGTATCACCGCACCAAATTCAATTGCAATTTATAAAGGCGATAAGGATTATGTGTATTTGAGTCCTTGTGTGATTAATGATGCTAAGCAACAATGGAAAATACGAGATGGCGTGTTTTATAGCCTTGATGAGAGTTATAGTCTCAAAGATGATGGTAATTATGTCTATGTTTTAAAGCAAGGAAATAGAACTTCAAAGAAATAA
- a CDS encoding aspartate/glutamate racemase family protein, which produces MKIIGILGGMSWESTTLYYKLINEEIRVRLGGLHSAQILLSSLDFAEIAEYQSKNQWKKSADVLMTKAKDLERGGAQCIVIATNTMHKIIPLIDKEISIPFIHIAKSLACALQKEQVDEVLLLGTRYTMKDDFYKAILNEYHIKVQVPSNEDIEYINAIIFKELCVGQIQESSRQMLLRIIKKQKCNNVALACTELPLLFDNVEEGLRFFDTGAIHAKEAVEFALGR; this is translated from the coding sequence GTATTATAAACTCATCAATGAAGAAATCCGCGTGAGGCTTGGTGGCTTGCATTCAGCACAGATTCTGCTCTCAAGCCTTGATTTTGCCGAAATCGCAGAATACCAAAGCAAAAATCAATGGAAAAAATCCGCTGATGTTTTGATGACAAAAGCCAAAGATTTGGAGCGAGGCGGGGCGCAATGTATTGTGATTGCTACAAATACCATGCACAAAATCATTCCGCTTATCGATAAGGAAATTAGCATTCCATTTATCCATATCGCCAAAAGCCTTGCTTGTGCGTTGCAAAAAGAGCAGGTTGATGAAGTGCTTTTGCTTGGCACACGATATACGATGAAAGATGATTTTTATAAAGCAATTTTGAATGAATACCACATAAAAGTGCAAGTGCCAAGCAATGAGGATATAGAATACATTAATGCGATTATTTTTAAAGAACTTTGCGTGGGTCAAATCCAAGAAAGCTCAAGGCAAATGCTTCTTCGGATCATCAAAAAACAAAAATGCAACAATGTTGCACTAGCTTGCACGGAGTTGCCATTATTGTTTGATAATGTGGAAGAGGGGTTGCGATTTTTTGATACAGGTGCAATCCACGCCAAAGAAGCAGTTGAGTTTGCTTTGGGGAGGTGA